CCTCTGGGACCACCTCGACGCGGCGGTGTTCTTCCTGGCCAGCGGGCCGGCGGTGCGGCTGGTCGCGCCGCTGCTGCGGGACGAGCGCACCGACCCGGCCGTGGTCTGCGTGGACGACGAGCGGCGGTTCGCCATCGCGCTCACCGGTGCGGCCGGCGCGCTCGCCGAGCAGGTCGCCGACGTCCTCGACTGCCGGCCGGTGGTCACCACGGCCTCCGACGGCACCGGCACCAGCCCGCTGGACGAGCTGGTCGAGCAGCTCGACGCCGCGGTGGACGGTGACCTGGCCGGTTGCGGGGCGGCGGTGCTCGACGGCGCACCGGTGCGCCTGGTCAACCCGCACGGCTTCCCGCTGCCCGCGCTGCCGCCCAACGTCTCCCCGGACGTCGAGGCGCCGTGGTGGACGGTGGTGATCGACGACCGCCGCCCGACCGAGCGGGAGCAGCGGACGCTGCGGCTGGTCCCGCGCACGCTCGTGGTCGGGGTCGGCGCGGCGCGCGGGGTGTCGCGCACCGCGGTGACCGAGACCATCGCCCTGCTGGACAGCGAGCACGGCCTGGACCCGCGCGCGATCCGGGCGATCGCCAGCGCGGACCGCAAGGCCGACGAGGCCGGCGTCCTGGAGGCGGTGCAGGACCTCGGGTTCTGGCACTCCGCGGACGGGGGTGACGAGCTGGCGCTGCTGACCTACCCGTCCGAGGTGCTCGCCGCCGTCGAGGTCCCGCACCCGAGCGCGGCGGTGGGCGCGGTGACCGGCACCCCCAGCGTGGCGGAGGCCTCGGCGCTGCACGCCGCGGCCGAGCTCGGCTACGGCGCCCCGGTCGAGCTGGTCGTGCCCAAGACCACGGGCGACGGGGTGACCGTGGCCGCCGCCCGGATCCGCCCCCGCGGGCGGCTGGCGCTCATCGGCATCGGCCCCGGGGCGGCCGACCTGCGCGTGCCGCGCGCCGACGCCGAGCTGCGCCGCGCCTCCGTCGTCGTCGGCCTGGACCAGTACGTCGACCAGGTGCGGCACCTGCTGCGACCGGGCACCGAGGTGCGCACCAGCGGCGTGGGCGAGGAGGAGGCCCGCGCGAGCGAGGCGGTCGCCCTGGCCCGCGAGGGGCGCGCGGTGGCGCTCGTCGGGTCCGGCGACGCCGGGGTGTACGCGATGGCCGGCCCGGCCCTGGAGAAGGCCGACGTCGACATCGAGGTCGTCGGGGTGCCGGGGGTGACCGCGGTCTTGGCGGCGTCGGCCCTGCTCGGCGCGCCGCTCGGGCACGACCACGTGCTCATCAGCCTGTCCGACCTGCGCACGCCGTGGGCGGTCATCGAACGCCGGGTGCGCGCGGCGGCCGAGGGCGACCTCGTGGTCTGCCTGTACAACCCCCGTTCCGGGCAGCGGGACTGGCAGCTGGCCCGCGCGCTGGAGATCCTCGCCGAGCACCGCCCGGCGACGACCCCGGTCGGCGCGGTGCAGCGGGCGACCCGGGCGGGCCAGCGGGTCTGGTGCGCCCCGATCAGCGAGTTCGACCCGGCCGAGGTGGACATGTCCACCGTGGTGGTCGTGGGCTCCTCGCAGTCCACAGTGGTCGGTCATCGGATGGTCACCCCGCGCGGCTACCGCTGGATGGCCACCGACGTCCCCTGACGCGCGTTGGTCCGCGGCCGGGGTCGGTGGCAGGCTGGCGGGGTGGTTGGACACATGTCACCGGAGGAGTTCCGGGTCTTCGGCAGGCAGGTCGTCGACTGGATCGCCGACTACCACGCCGGCATCGAGTCGCACCCGGTCCGGTCGCAGGTGCGGCCGGGCGAGGTCCGGGCGCAGCTGCCCGCGCACCCGCCCGAGCGGGGCGAGCCGTTCGAGGAGGTGCTGCGCGACCTCGACGAGGTGCTGCTGCCCGGGGTGACGCACTGGCAGCACCCCAGCTTCTTCGCCTACTTCCCGGCCAACGCCAGCGGTCCCGCCATCCTCGGCGACCTGCTCTCCAGCGGGCTCGGCGTGCAGGGCATGGTGTGGGCGACCAGCCCGGCCTGCACCGAGCTGGAGACCGTCGTGGTGGACTGGATGGCCGAGCTGCTCGGGCTGCCCGAGCACTTCCGCACCGACGCGGCGGGCGGTGGTGTCATCCAGGACTCCGCGTCGAGCGCCGCCCTGGTGGCCTGCCTGGCCGCGCTGCAGCGGGTCAGCGGCGGCGACGTCGCGGCGAAGGGCATCACCCGGCGGCACACCCTCTACGTCTCCGAGCACACCCACTCGTCCCTGGAGCGGGCCGCGCGGATGGTGGGCATCGGCGCGGACAACGTGCGGGTCGTCGCCGTCGACCCGGGCACGCTCGGCATGGACCCGCAGCACCTGGACGACCTCATCGCCGAGGACCTCGCGGCCGGTGCGGTGCCCACCCTGGTGTGCGCGACGGTCGGCACCACGTCGACCACCGCGATCGACCCGGTCCGCGCTGTCGGGGAGGTGTGCCGGCGGCGCGGGGTCTGGCTGCACGTCGACGCGGCGTACGCGGGCGTGGCGGCGATCTGCCCCGAGCTGCGCTGGATCAACGACGGGGTCGGCGAGTTCGCCGACTCCTACTGCACCAACGCGCACAAGTGGCTGCTGACCAACTTCGACTGCAGCCTGCTGTGGCTGGCCGACCGCGGGCCGCTGGTCGACGCGCTGTCGATCCTGCCGGAGTACCTGCGCAACCCGGCCACCCTGTCCGGTGAGGTGATCGACTACCGCGACTGGCAGGTGCCGCTGGGACGGCGGTTCCGGGCGCTGAAGCTGTGGTCAGTGCTGCGCTGGTACGGGGCCAGCGGGTTGCGCGAGCACATCCGCACCGGGGTGGGGCTCGCGCAGGAGTTCGCCGACTGGGTGCGCGAGGACCCCCGCTTCGAGCTGCTGGAGCCGCACCCGCTGGGACTGGTGTGCTTCCGGCCGCGGTTCCCGGAGCTGTCGCCGGAGCAGGCGGAGGAGCGCACGCACGAGGTCATGGAGTCGCTCAACGCCTCCGGGGAGCTGTACCTGACGCACACCAAGGTGGACGGCCGGACGGTGCTGCGGTTCGCGGTGGGGTCGCCGCAGACCGAGCGCCGGCACGTGCTCGCCGCGTGGAAGCGCATCCAGGAGGCGGTCGGCTAGCCGGCCCGCGACCAGCGCGCACCCGCCGAGCACGAGCAGGTTCCCGGGCCGCTCGCCCGCGGCGGCGGCGTGCAGGGCGTGCACGGCCGCACCGGTCGGTGGCGCCCAGGAACCCGGGACGAGGCCGGGCAGCAGCACGACCGCCGCGAGCACCGGGCCGCCCACCGCGGCGCACAGCAGCCCGACGGACAGCACGGCGAGCGTGGCCGGCGGTCCGGCCAGCAGCAGCGCGGACGCCTGCTCCGGCGTGGTCGCGCGGGCCGCCGCGAGGAGGGTCACCGCGCAGGCGGCCAGCAGGTCCGCGGCGAACCGGGCCACCGGGTCCGGACCCGGCCGCGCCGCGAGCGCGACACCGGCGACGCACAGCGCGGTGCCGGCGGCGAGGTCGCCGAGCAGGGCCACCCCGCAGAGCGCGACCCGCGGGCTGCGGACCAGACCCGCCAGCTCGGCACCGGTCCGCCGGGGCAGGTCGCCGGTGCGCGACCCCCGGTCTTCCGGTGGGTTCGAGGACATGCCGGTGACGCTAGGCGCGCGCCGGACCTGCGGGGATGGCGCTGGCTCCCGATCGGGGGTGGACTTCCCTCCACCCCCGGTTCGGCAGCTGAGTGCAAGGTCCGGACCGCGGCGGCGCACGACAATGATCCCCATGTGGATGACAACTGCGCGGCGCGGAGCCGCGGTCGCCCTGCTGTCGCTGGCCGGACCGCTGCTCTTCGTCGCCTACGCGCTGGGCCTGTGCGTGTCGACGCTGGGCTCGCCGTGGCTGGGGGAGCGGGTCGTGGGGTGGTGCCGGGCCGCGGTCGACCGGGCCCGCCGGCTGGCCGGTGAGTGGTGCGAGGTGCCGATCGCCTCGCCGTACCGCCCGGCCCCGCCGGCCCCGCAGCCGGACGCCGAAGGCTGGTACCGCTACGAGAAGACGCTGTACCGGACACCGCGCGTGCCGCGCTACCTGCTGCGGGTGCACTGGCTGGCGGAGGACCCGGCGACCGGCCGGGACATGAGCTGGCTGCTGCTCGGCACGGTCGTCGGACCGCTGCTGGGGCTGCTGGCCGTCCTCGGTGGCCAGCCCGTGCTCCGGGCCTACGGGCGGTGGACGCGCACCCGGCTGGCCCCGGCCGAGCCGCGGCCGTGGCAGCTGTGGGTCAACCGCGGGCTGCGCGACCTCTGGCGGCTGGCCGTGCTCGCCCTGCTGGCGGTCGTGCACACCGCGTGCGGTGTGGTGCTGGTCGTCCTGTTCGTGCTCACCCACGTGCTCGGCGCGTTCCTGTGGTGGCCCTGGTGCGCGGCGCTCGCCCAGCGCCTGGCCGGGCTGGGGCGGCGGCTCGCCGGGACCTGGTCGGGCACGCCGGTGGACGAGCTGTACCGGCCGCTGGTCGAGCCGGTGCCCACCGCCGACGGCTTCTACCGGGTGGGGCGCGAACTGCGCAGGTCCCCGCGCCCGGCGCTGCGGCGGGCCCGCTACCGGCGTGCGATGACCGATCCGGCGACCGGGCGGGACGTGCTGTGGCTGCTCGGCGACGGTCCGGTCACCGCCCTGCTGCTGGCGCCGGTCGTGGCGCTGTGCTGGGGCTTCGCGTGGGGACTGTGGATCCCGTTCTGGGTGTGGGTCGGGCGGTTCTTCGCCGACTACCCGTCGCCGTGGGAGCACGTGTGGGCGCCCGCGAAGTGGCTCGCGGACACCCCGCTGCTCGGGGGGCCGCTGGGGCTGCTGTGCGGTGCGGCCGTGCTCGCCCTCGCCCCGGTGCTGCTGCGCCTGCACGGCCGCTGGACGCGCGCGCTGCTGGCGCCCACCGAGAAGGCGCGGCTGGCGGCACGGGTCCAGCGGCTCGCCGAGACCCGCGCCGACGCGGTCGACGCCGAGGATGCCGAGCTGCGCCGCATCGAACGCGACCTGCACGACGGCGTCCAGGCCCGGCTGGTGGCGCTCGGGCTGAAGCTCTCCGCCGCCGAGCAGCTGGTGGAGCGGGAACCGGAGCGCGCCCGGGAACTGCTGGGCGAGACCAAGGCGGACTCCGGTGCGGCGCTGGCCGAGCTGCGGTCGCTGGTCCGCGGCATCCGGCCCCCGGTGCTCACCGAGCGCGGGCTGGTCGACGCGGTCCGCGCGGTGGCGCTGGAC
This region of Saccharopolyspora hordei genomic DNA includes:
- the cobJ gene encoding precorrin-3B C(17)-methyltransferase, producing MIGLFATTAAGRRAAAEVAGRLGPDAVLADGPIGSAVRRLWDHLDAAVFFLASGPAVRLVAPLLRDERTDPAVVCVDDERRFAIALTGAAGALAEQVADVLDCRPVVTTASDGTGTSPLDELVEQLDAAVDGDLAGCGAAVLDGAPVRLVNPHGFPLPALPPNVSPDVEAPWWTVVIDDRRPTEREQRTLRLVPRTLVVGVGAARGVSRTAVTETIALLDSEHGLDPRAIRAIASADRKADEAGVLEAVQDLGFWHSADGGDELALLTYPSEVLAAVEVPHPSAAVGAVTGTPSVAEASALHAAAELGYGAPVELVVPKTTGDGVTVAAARIRPRGRLALIGIGPGAADLRVPRADAELRRASVVVGLDQYVDQVRHLLRPGTEVRTSGVGEEEARASEAVALAREGRAVALVGSGDAGVYAMAGPALEKADVDIEVVGVPGVTAVLAASALLGAPLGHDHVLISLSDLRTPWAVIERRVRAAAEGDLVVCLYNPRSGQRDWQLARALEILAEHRPATTPVGAVQRATRAGQRVWCAPISEFDPAEVDMSTVVVVGSSQSTVVGHRMVTPRGYRWMATDVP
- a CDS encoding pyridoxal-dependent decarboxylase, whose product is MSPEEFRVFGRQVVDWIADYHAGIESHPVRSQVRPGEVRAQLPAHPPERGEPFEEVLRDLDEVLLPGVTHWQHPSFFAYFPANASGPAILGDLLSSGLGVQGMVWATSPACTELETVVVDWMAELLGLPEHFRTDAAGGGVIQDSASSAALVACLAALQRVSGGDVAAKGITRRHTLYVSEHTHSSLERAARMVGIGADNVRVVAVDPGTLGMDPQHLDDLIAEDLAAGAVPTLVCATVGTTSTTAIDPVRAVGEVCRRRGVWLHVDAAYAGVAAICPELRWINDGVGEFADSYCTNAHKWLLTNFDCSLLWLADRGPLVDALSILPEYLRNPATLSGEVIDYRDWQVPLGRRFRALKLWSVLRWYGASGLREHIRTGVGLAQEFADWVREDPRFELLEPHPLGLVCFRPRFPELSPEQAEERTHEVMESLNASGELYLTHTKVDGRTVLRFAVGSPQTERRHVLAAWKRIQEAVG
- a CDS encoding sensor histidine kinase, whose amino-acid sequence is MWMTTARRGAAVALLSLAGPLLFVAYALGLCVSTLGSPWLGERVVGWCRAAVDRARRLAGEWCEVPIASPYRPAPPAPQPDAEGWYRYEKTLYRTPRVPRYLLRVHWLAEDPATGRDMSWLLLGTVVGPLLGLLAVLGGQPVLRAYGRWTRTRLAPAEPRPWQLWVNRGLRDLWRLAVLALLAVVHTACGVVLVVLFVLTHVLGAFLWWPWCAALAQRLAGLGRRLAGTWSGTPVDELYRPLVEPVPTADGFYRVGRELRRSPRPALRRARYRRAMTDPATGRDVLWLLGDGPVTALLLAPVVALCWGFAWGLWIPFWVWVGRFFADYPSPWEHVWAPAKWLADTPLLGGPLGLLCGAAVLALAPVLLRLHGRWTRALLAPTEKARLAARVQRLAETRADAVDAEDAELRRIERDLHDGVQARLVALGLKLSAAEQLVEREPERARELLGETKADSGAALAELRSLVRGIRPPVLTERGLVDAVRAVALDLVVPVEVEADVPGRCPSAIEAAAYFATLELITNAVKHGRAESVRVQLRHADHVLRVVVTDDGVGGADPELGGGLRGIRRRIGTFDGTLELTSPRGGPTAAMMEIPCELS